GACGACTCAATTTAGTTTACTTATTTTGCTAGAACCAAATTAGCACCGCTGACCGATAACATGTGAAATTATTGACGTACGTTTCGAATGTTAGGATGACTGGCGTATCTTTCCACACATGTTTACACAGAGAATCTTCTCGAACATGTTTACGTATTCAGACTGCATTATATTTTCCTACTGAGTCAAAATGAAAAACAAGCTTATCGCGccaattaaaattgataaatagtaTTTATCGAGAAAATGATTTCACTGTTTCACTCACCCGTGTAAAATATAAGGTCTGCGGTAAAGCCCTCATGCCAGACAAGTATCCGAGTATCCCTGACTCCTTTTGACCTGATACTTTGTGCGCTGTTACTGTATCGCCCATATTCTCTACGCGTACGAAACTTAACGCCTCCAAACTTGCATCTATGGGCTCATACTGACGCATGTAATGCTCAAGTTTCTTTCTCAAATCGTCTATAGCTTCCTCCTCTGTCATGGTCTTGTAGTCTGCGGAATAATGCAGGATCTCTATGATGTTCCGCTCCAGCAATTCTTGGTCTTCACAGACGCATTCGATGAACAGTATCCTGAAGCCCATGTCGGTGATACATTCGTTCAGTTCCCGACGCTGCTCCCTTGTCACGTTTGTGCCATCAAATATCTGTGCAAAAATGGAAATGGattttataatcaaatttttGTACCTTTTGATATAATGGTGtctatttaaatgttttaaatattaactaattCGCTCGTTCTGTATCCACACAAGATTATTGAGAATAGTTATTATAGAactcttttttctatttttgttagttaattttgtttgaatgttgtttttttctgatgtttttttttagttcgtattattataaaaagggtGTTTTTTCACTATAATTTTGGTTAACTAGTAAGTACTTTATACTTATGTCGGTTAATaagttttcaattatatttctAGCACTATTCCAGaacataaaacaatacaatacaaaaacAAGGTATTGATAATGCTACTTTAGAATATAAACTAAACGCATTATGCGTATTTGCTTCTATACTGCGTATTCCGTTCACACTTGGCATCGTTTAATAAACATCGTAGGTATATTTACATAAGTTTCTATAAATATCATTGTATAACCAATATAGAACCATGTCAGTTTAATTTACAACTTAGAGTGTTGCAACGAAATAATACCGCAAATATCTTACGAGTTGTACCTATTCCATAAATCTTAGTGATACATAAAGTTCTTTGTGTCGCGTCGTGGTGATGTTATCAATGATCTTGCCAAGGTTCTGGTTATTAATTCACTGTTTACAGTTTGATTATTAATTAgtcatgttttaatttttttttttagtttgaaacTTACGATGCGTATTCGTTGttgaaaaaagttattttcctTATCAGGGGAtttaatcaggggatataattctGTTCTCCTCTTTATACTAGCCGTGCAGGTTTAGTCAACATATTGAAACTACACGATAATTATCAGTAGCATAACTATAAGCGCGGAGTCGTTTTTgaatatggaaatacttgaacatcggagtgaAATTGATCTTATCGGTAATGCATTAAAGTTCAAagttgcctacaattctttagctcaggcttttgacagaacgtttgtaaaacaaaaatcagaagtacaggaatTGAGGCTCCAAAACGATTTATATTacgtccattttactttggcgGTGCATAGTTTgctatgcgaaaacgactcgtGTACTAAGGTTATAGGACAGTTATTGGGAGTCCTTCACTCACAGCAACACTGTTTCCATCCTTCAGCCACAGCACGGCGTCCTGCACGGCCTCACGAGCGCTCTGACTGCGGATCGCGGAGCCGTGCAAGTTGTCTGCGCGGAAGATGTCATGGCTGCCGTATAGCGCCATGTGGCGACGCCGGTACTCGCTGCAGTCGAAAACTGAGACAAAAACACTGTATTAAGAAGAGATACAGTACTTCGAAGAATTTGATGAAACATCCCGCATCCGAAAAAAAATCTGTTGCTGTAGTACAATGTATGCTATTAAATACttttcgattgcgagcgagcaaatcttttaCTTACGAAGTCTATTTGCCTAATATTGCTTTATCATTTCGAATGATAGCGTCCTTCTCTCTAACGTAATTTGAATATTGCTATCACGATTTGATGACTGCGACACTTCCAATCTCGAGGGCACGTGTAACCATAGAGTAAAGAGTATCtatagatttttgaaaattctttccaATACTTTCATCTTATCCGAAAggtcatataaaaatcattagCAATAGTATTCAAACGGGTATTATCGTCGTCTTGGGCCGCTGTAACACTACACTCAGTAGTATACGCTCGGGAGTTACTCTAAACTACCTCGTTTCGTAACATAAGACTACCTAACTACCACCCTATGTTgaactactattattattattattttatgactttCGAAATTTGTAAACCACTCAAAATAGGTAATAACATTTCCTGGCCTTCGAGAAGTAGTTTCCTCGTGTAAAACTAAAACAAGCTAACTGATATGAAAGGCAGACTACATAAAACTGTCATAGGTACCTTGACCCGCTTGAAAGCGTCTGTTAATCTCGACATGTCTGCCACTTTGTAGCTACTTGTACTTGTATTCAGCACTAGGCCGATAGGCTGtcctagataataataaatacatgatGCGAGCCCACATTGTATAGCCATTTCAGTGTATCTTGTGTCAATAGACCTAGAAAACATGTTTACATACATTACCTACCTACAACTTTATGCATAAATTATATCTAGGCTAGCTAGCTTAATGTAATGAGTGTCCAAGGAAGGAAATTTTAGCAAttctaaactattttttttatagtttttatcgcagttggaagcatccagctccgctttcatcctTCACAACTTGTGAAGTCATAAGTCTATGAAAATGAATGCTGAATTACAAACTGTTAATGtggaaaaagagcaactgccaaGCTTCTTTTCGACTTTTTCACGGTTAAGCCTGCCTTCCGAATCAGTGGTAGTCTCACTACAAACACagagacttaacgtttcaaaagagtCTTCAGGGCTTGCAGAGtaagccttcttgaaataaatcaattttgaattttagcaGTAGCAAATCGGAAGAACGTAGAATAGCTATCGACCATAGTTaggtagtaataataatacaactaTTGCCGCAACAAACTACTAATTATGAATAGAAGATAAAATAACAACCCATACACAACTAAaatactatcgccaaaggttgtctgggagagatcgctttagcgataagaccgccgttgcacacctaaactagttttttattattttttatttgtaaatgtgtttctttgtatttagtttttgtgtgtgcaataaagaatttaataatgataataaaatgtaCGTTATGTCATTGCGTTCAATGGGTCACCTTCTAAGCTCTGTGTtgcagcaccatggcagtaggTACCTGCCAAGGgatactgcaacgctgattttcagaaGAAACCCAAATTGTACAattactatacaacgtgtaaagtaaaaccaaaataatactgaagtattattttggttttagaggctttagaggtactttatttactgttttatacaaataatatggGCATTATTACCTTTAGTGCTCTCCCCATTCCAGTTGAGGTGCCTGGACAGGCGGTGAGCAAGTTGGCTCTTCCCGCGCGCAGGCAGACCAACCAGGGCAATCAGCAGTGGCGCGAACTGGCTGATGCGGCGCCGGCGCATTGACactgcaacaacaaaaaaaaaggtcaaaGGAACACtcaaatctgtatggtgtcatttcgatatttttaattgcttaaattcaaaacgcccataactccaGTTACGTAAGtctcttgtctggtctagtctggtctggtctggaggcttcggccggtGCTAGGTACTAACCATCCGACAATGATGTTAGGCTGGATACCGTATACATTTTTAGGAGCTGGTTTCTTTGAGTAGGCATTGTGAATCAAACAATTGAAGTGATTTCAAATCAGTGATAAATAGAACTGAAAAGTGAATAAGTACCAAAACTTAGGTATCTTATTTCTGACGTAAAAACTTATGATGATTTTTCGGTACATAGTTGGTACCGAAAAATTCGGTTCCCAACCAGGTAAAAAATAGAGCTAAAAACTGTTTTAGCATAAATTCGTTTCATATATTCGTTGCATATTTAGAaaacattgaattaaaaaaaagattaactaCATTTAAATACCAATCAATGTTATCGGAAATTCACTgcattattaaaagtattaaaagaaCTTACGGGGATTGTAAACGTAATCCATTGTGGTCAAGCACATGTTGACTAGAGATATGTTTATAACCAAGagtaaattttatgaatatgtaattaaataactttCTCACTAAGTTAATAAAACAACCTTCAGTTATATACTCGGCAACtggtaatgaaaataattttccgCGCGATACTATTTATAGGGGTAATCTTAGCAAATATTTATTCACATAAACTTCATATTGTCTTGACCTATCGCGGATATCTGGGGGTCAGTGCGTTATATAAACAGCTTTTCATTGGAATCACAAGATCCGTTTAATCATAAATTATTCCGTCAATGGATAAACGCACACTTGCCAATATCACGCTTCGAGCAAGTGAAAAGTACAGTCAACACCGTATTGATAATTGATATGAATTCGAACACTCAACTATCTTGATTTAGCGACTGTGCGACATCTGAGGATCTACCTAGGTACGTTACTTATTCGATCGTCTACAAGTTTAACTATGACTTATATAGATTCGAAAAAGCGCCAcctagtgacagtacggtttctcaatattgtaactagatggcgctcgatcgataccatataaatcgtagtttttTTACGAAATGTATAATCTTATCTTAAAATTTAACAGCATTCAAAATCGTAGTTGACTTTCGCAGGAttgaataagaagaagaaacactttattgtacgtATAACATAtgggaaaagaaacagtaagaagtttacagtaaaacaCAAAATAGACATGCAATGTCTTCATTGTGTTGTGTAAGTGAATAAGAACCTAATCGAAGGTATAAataaatctcacacttggcaatCTTATCGACCGAAAATTTCGATCAGCCGAAACAGGTAAACCTGGAGATTTGACAGCAAGagtttaaattcttaaaaaggTATTCTAAACGATCACTAAGGATTTTAAGATTCCATCCCCACAGGCCACATGCTTGAAGTCGATTTTAACAAAAGcacatttttaatgttttaaatgtttCCAAAAAAAACATCGAACAGATAAAAAAGTTGCTAACGACACCAATATTTCTATAATGTTCGAAAGTAAATagtagttttatttcaattggaTTAAGAAACGATAGAAAAGAGTCATGTCGGCCAAATCTGATTTGGtgaatgaatatattatgtattgtcGCTAAAGACAAAGAGAGGCCTCTTCCAGAGGAATTTCAGACTAGAATTACAATGAGAAACTATAAATCTGTGGATTTCGTTAATCAAATCCTTTATAGTTGGTTCCAATTTAAATGTTTGACGTTTGGTTTCAGAACTAAGTACAACGTCTAAAAGTtgttagtgatatttttttttggtcgtaTTTTTACAAACTTATTACATTAAGACTGAAGAAGAAAGATACCAttctctttttaaatataaatcaaagaacataaaataattattgatatataatcaattatatgcttttattatacTCGTCCCACGTATTGCTTAGCTCTGCGTGACCTTAATCAGTAACCTGTATGATCGGCGTGAAAAACAAGTCTTGGTAACACAAACGATCGACCAATAAAAATGGTTTATAGCGGCGCGCCTTCGGAGTTCGAGTGTTAGTTTTTAAAGCAAAACAAACGGTTACGTCAATAGAAACGGCCACGCCTCGATGTGGCAACGTAGCGGCGACAGATAAACATTTgcatagcttttttttatttttattatctgtaaTTTTTTCGGGAGTTTCGTCTGACAATAAGGAATATTAAAGCTTATGTGGGCCCATACGTGATTTAAATAATCCCATTTCGTGAGAAACCGCCACCTAGCTGATGGCTCTGAGCCATAGCATTTTTACTACTACCTACCTAACAACTCTCCTTTCTTTTAACCAGTTAgcccttatatatatatctcacacccctaaacggtttccaTGCGAAATCGTagcggaacgttaaatcgctaagcggcacgtctttgctgGAAGGattataactagccacggccaaagccttctaCCAGACTAAACACTAACAGCCTGACCCTCATACCTCCCCTAACCCTGAGCTAAGAAAAGGATGTAAAAGATGTCTACTCAATTCCCACAACATTCCAGGACTTAAAAAAGTAGTTCAGATCTAGATACATAGGCGTTATTGCAAGATTATATAAACTGATTATCTTATGTAGAGAAATAATCATGTTTTGAAACACGTGGCTCCTTTGCCACATGTTTAGATGCCCTAGAACGTAGAATACTGAAaccttaaaataatgtttaatcgttttgaattttctatggtctaccaccctaccgacagagagcGTAGCTTTCCGCTACGGTATCGCTTAGAGATCCATTAGgggtcaatcaatcaatcaaaaatactttattgctcacaagaaaaaagaaaaaagagaacaaaggtacaagtcaattaaatttgtgtaacaaaggcggccttatcatttatagtgatttcttccaggcaaccattatgaggaattgggtGTCATATGAATCCTTATGGGTATAGGTTTGATACAACTGCCACCTAACAGGTCAGCCTGTGACCATCTTAAATTGCATCttcagcaggtgagattgttgacaagggctaacttggagtagaataaaaaaaaaacctagagaAATAACCACGCTTAGAACTACGTGGGAAAGTGTAACTCTGCATCCTTgatcaactaactctatgccaaaaacctCGTTGATTCGTTGCAGAGTTGAGCGTGAAtgcaagaacaaacaaacaaacacgatgttgataatataataggtattaGTTAGAATATTGCATGTTACGTACGCAATTGAAGGTATAACCTTCTAACAGaacaattaaaatgtcagtAAAGCATTTTAAACATCTAGTATTAGCagcttcaaatattatttttcttattattactatCAGCGTTTTCTTTGGTGTTACTAATAGAAATGGGTGTGTCTActctaataaattaataataggtaAGTTGGTACATTATGACACAGCAAAAATTGGTTATCTTAACTCTACTACATGTACATAGGTACTTTATAGATATTTCCTTATCCTACTTTAGATTTAATGGCACGTGTATCCAAAAATGTACTTTGTCCGATGACGTAGACACATTGGGTAATTTGGCGTTTGCTATGTCGAACACATACCTAGtgacataaaatacatagaccTAAAGCTGTCGATTAATATAAGAAATCACtcttaaatgtataaattatgtTACCATAACctaatcttaattttaaatttacaggAAGCAATAAGGTTAAGAGAATGGGGCAGGCTGAAAACCATCGtagcgctttttagtatgcagctatattataccagctcctttgtcactcattttttttttaattctttaacaTTTTACGAAAAtatgtgacaataaagacgatttttctttctttctttctttctttaaatttctcaaGAATCATTAAAAGATAACAAGCTGTTATATCCCAGTGTGTAGGATCTCGAAAAAcccagcacgctcctctaacttttctaagttagcccttctcattgtgggaggagacctgtgccctgtagcgggccagtaatgggttgatatgattatgaagattatgtaagaaaacaaaattattctTATGTAGCTTACATTAAAAGCTTGTCTTTTAAATATCCAATAACAACGATTCCCTTAGAACATTTACGGAATCATAACtacattcaatattattgaGAAACCGGCGTGCGAGGTTCGAAGGTGTACAATAAATTCAAACAATCCTAATCTATAAAAATagctacatattataatatatatttttaaataacagatTCTCAATAACAGGTTGTATTAAATCTAGGATATTGAAATCAGATTTGTTGGCAACATAAATAGCTGTAAGGCAGAGGCCCGAAGCACGGTGAACGTACGCGTGCCAACGCTTGTGGACTTTGGACACCCGTTCAAGGAAACGTGCATCAACTCAAGATCGGAGACTTGAGCAGTTAAACGCTGCAACTAGACCTATATGGGTTAAGGcggtttatttacaaaacatatACGCGTGATGTAATCGTTGATTGCATCTTGTCCGGTTTAGAACCACGGATTATACACTTACGACAAACATTTTGATTGAGATGATTGAACTGTTGCCTAAATCTCCAATGTAATAAACCAACTCATCATCACTCCTCAGGCCAGTGTCAAAAAAGGATTGGAGCATCTTTTCGGCGGTACCCATAGTGGAGATAATAGCTTggcaaaaaaataagtaaatcttCAAAATGTGAGAAGTAATTCGagggtttcaaaagtgcttttacaCGATTTTAAGCTAAGTATCAAcctgttaatatatttttttaaatatcttactaagagctggtaagattgagatatgtctgtaattgtttatatcatttttattaccagatttaaatataggaatgagtttactatgtttcattcgGTTTGGGAAAGTACACAAATCAAAACACTCATTGAAAATTATAGCTAAATGACTTCAATAATATGAGATATTACCATTACCGACTTAAGTACTGGTACACTATAAAGGTGTATTATAACTTTTGATGGTAtagactaaaaaaaacaattgtatgaagataaaactgccataaaataataaagattcttACTATTTGGACCTTTTATTGGAGCAGGAAATAATACCCTAATTTGATTATATTCATTTTAGGGACTTTCGGATTAGAATGATTGCTCTAGAGAGCATGTAAAAGACTATTTTCTTGATAACAACGATcaccagtaattttttttctggtttTTAAATGATGATACTTTTAAATGGGAGTAGATAAATGTTACGTTGATACTTTATTATAGGTACTCGTAATATTCCAGAgcgagtttatctccgaattagAATTCTTAAAGGATCATTTTGTTATGAAATTATAACGATTCTTTACGCGacatacttattaaataagcaaatttaaGTCGGGTCTATTAATGGATCCCACGACAGATGACTTGCTATTAATAGTTTAGTGATCTCAGTGTTTAGACTGAAATGCTATTGCAAAAGCGGTCGCGTTGCGATGTACcaacttcaaaataaaaaggttaGTGAGAGTTAAACTTAACAAAAACCGAACTAAAGGCATTTCCCATCGGGAGGGCCCATAAACCACGCTGGGCACACGGGTTAGTAATTTCAGAAGATGGTGCAGCAAATTTGCTGTATTCAAAACAAATGATGGAAAAATACTTCTTATATCTGTTTGAAAGTTGCCTAAACAAGTCttgaattgaataataattgtgCTGGcccaaacaatatttttatctttgcgTTACGTCAAATCCGGCTTGAAACCGATCGGACGTAGtgttttaatgatattttttatatttttatcaaagttaaaaatttaaacttttgacACCTTTGGGCGTTATTTAAAAATCGTAATCAATTTTCGAAAAAATTAACCAAggtcaatattaaaaaatatatatcttccATCTAAATGATATATGACACTTGGTATTTGACACACAAAAGTAATGTTActacattcaaagtcaaaactttTACCGTACCGTACACACAAATTTTTCCAGTTTGTCTTGTACTGCAGGTATATTAAAGCCATAcctctacgcgacatcgtaccggaacgcttaatcgcttaacggcacgtttTTATCAGTACACCCTAATGGCCACCGCAGAAGCttcccgccagaccagaccaaagaaaattctgtaataataaaatcccaAAAATCCCCtgcggggatcgaacccgggccgTCCAGAGCGctgaccgctgcgccagggaggtcgttaaaaatGCTCAGGTTGGTCGTCAaaaatgctctgagagttcCATATACATATATTGCAACCTTATCCTCATTCTCCAAACAACAATAACCTAACTCCTTAAAGTATTTAGATTTATTGCTACCAGGGTTTCTGCGGAAGTTAGCTTTATCCCTGATTTTGTCAAAAGTTATCActacaaactaaataaaagcgTAGATTTATCAAACAGTAGGCATGTTTGATCCGTCCGTCGTGTCGTTTCATTATGCAATACCAGGTGACACAGTCTAATGGGGTGAATAAATGACGTCAAAGTTCACGCGGGCGCGGCGTGAAAACACGTGCACCAGGCAATCATCATAGTTCATTGCATAggacaaaaaaaagttttattccgCAGGTAAATATACAAACCTCGGCCACAAGATATGAAACGGTTATTGAGAAActatacctatttttattatacacccCTATTGGCGTACCTGAACATAATTAGCATTAGGGTAGTTAAGAAGCTCAACATAAGTTGTAACATAATTACCaagtttctttttaataaatcccTATGGAAAGTAAATACAGACGCTATTATAATCGTGTGTGCATTTTTCTTTCATATTCTCGTAACTTAgggttcatattttattttcaaatgtaaattattttagtgaATCCCATCTGGGTAATCATTTCTGTTTTTGCCTAGCCCCaaacggttataatttttttttatttttgtttatttgtgtacCTGTGTACCTATTAAGACaacttgtcggcttcttctgagtagaatctgccttccgaaccggtggtagagtcactacaaactgactcacttgacgtttcaaaagtaggcctacttgaaataaatgaattttaaaccgAAAACCTGGATTGTGAGTGCCTCAAGCCAGGAGTCTGAAAgatcttaataattaatatttcaaaattaattttaacctaTTACCCCTTGTCAATAAACGTgtcataacgtcggaatagtcaTAAAATAGTCTAGCCCACTGTGTTCGCGGCCTTGGACCTTGAACCTCGGCCGTGGACCCTCAATGAGCATAAGCCCCTGGCATTTAGTCGATAGTTGCCACCCTATTGTTTCGTCTCTCACCTAACCTATACCTACAgtataataaatgcaataagTACTTATGCACAATCTCAGAAGTTAAGAGCAATAAACcgttaatgtttaatttattcagcATGTAACAATAACACTAAAGTTGTAATCGCTATAACAATATTAAACAAAGCATTATTTGGTTGAATATTCCAGATAGAGACCACACCCACTGATTAAACAAAGGGCGcgataaaataaagcaaacatAATGTTATCGCCACATTAATTGAACTCTACAAACCTGGGAGGCTATTGCGTAATGCAGTCACATTcaaaatacttacttaattaatattagcAGTTAAAACTGAAAATTGAGTAAGGACGATTTctagagtaggtaggtaccttatATGTAAGTTTGAAAATCGAGAGCAGATTGACGACTACACCGATAAACCTCCTTTATCTTTTCTCCAAGGCTTTCTTTAAGGTAacgcttaaattttataatagggTCGCATTCGTTCTAAACTTTGTTTGATGAATAGCTTGGTGAGGTGATGTAGGAATTTGAGTTATGCAGTTGATTTTTAAACCACTACGTATGTAAAAATTTCGGTACACAAAGTGGGCAGTTTAGTTTAGTAGTAATATATTGTGATAGAATATACAATtgaatactatactatactagaCCATTAGAATTACTTAATGAAAAAAGTTGCTGGGAAATAGGACCGACAAAAAATattggtaaattttaaaatgatgttaaagaactgctgagtttctcgcggACTTCTTTCTGCAGACTAGCTCGACTACTTCCAGTAAATGAGTATTAGTGCAATAATTGATAATTGGTAGTAATCACCTACTTTGACTCCATTAATATTTTTGGTTATCAAAACTTAATAGTGTTTTTGTAGTGTCAttgcatatttaaaatttcgtGTTTGTGTTTTAATAACAGGTAAGTTTATCATGTTATGTACAACGTAGGTAATTAGTGCTCGCATTTGCTTATACATAACTAAATGTTCAGGTTAGCTACAACAAGAAACACacataataagtaatttataagcCGAAAGTTCGTCTAGTGAGGAGACAAATATTCATCCAAATACGGCCAATTTTacgtgtatataaattaatttgtataacctTGGCTGTCAGTGGGTTAAATGTATAACTAATATATgtacttatctatatatatatataaatatataaaaaataaaatagcttaaTATAAGCCCCTTGGTGGTCtataatatttagaatttaattct
The sequence above is a segment of the Pararge aegeria chromosome 17, ilParAegt1.1, whole genome shotgun sequence genome. Coding sequences within it:
- the LOC120630806 gene encoding 6-phosphofructo-2-kinase/fructose-2,6-bisphosphatase-like isoform X2; the protein is MCLTTMDYVYNPLSMRRRRISQFAPLLIALVGLPARGKSQLAHRLSRHLNWNGESTKVFDCSEYRRRHMALYGSHDIFRADNLHGSAIRSQSAREAVQDAVLWLKDGNSVAIFDGTNVTREQRRELNECITDMGFRILFIECVCEDQELLERNIIEILHYSADYKTMTEEEAIDDLRKKLEHYMRQYEPIDASLEALSFVRVENMGDTVTAHKVSGQKESGILGYLSGMRALPQTLYFTRHGESEYNVVGRIGGDAVLSPRGESYAHGLAVHLNELAAHEPLTVWTSELRRTKQTAAEIMAPKRAVRALNELDAGICEGLTYEEMQERFPQEFAWRDQDKLRYRYPWGESYIDIMTRLRPVLSALEDEHNVVVVGHQAVLRCMLGYFLDAELDELPYMNVPLHTIVKLTSYGYKYKLEMIKLPIECVDTHRKQPKNCSINRTTADALVTVPSHYDTLPSNMWQNSEAQL